A genomic segment from Poecilia reticulata strain Guanapo linkage group LG3, Guppy_female_1.0+MT, whole genome shotgun sequence encodes:
- the LOC103462640 gene encoding arylamine N-acetyltransferase, pineal gland isozyme NAT-10-like, with amino-acid sequence MNLEEYFQRIGFHGPSGKMDLATLRSIHKLHVMSIPFENLSIHCGEMITMDLETIFNKVVRSSRGGWCLENNYLFGWVLREMGFNSTILGGRVFNTITNDFPPGENHLINMVXIDGKXYIADVSFGVSSQIWEPLELISGKDQPQAAGVFRLTKKEDTWILEKTGRTPKVLNPEFAKSGLVNRKQTYQIYCFTLQPREPEHFAEKCHTLQTNPASLFTNKSICSLQTPTGFKALXGWTYSEVTYKPEEGVDLLDMRNITEDEVDQILKEQFNVKTQNKIKPANKKVNYTI; translated from the coding sequence ATGAATTTGGAGGAGTACTTCCAAAGAATTGGCTTCCATGGCCCTTCTGGTAAAATGGATCTCGCAACTTTGAGGTCCATCCACAAGCTGCATGTCATGTCGATCCCTTTTGAAAACCTCAGTATTCACTGTGGAGAGATGATCACCATGGACCTGGAGACTATTTTCAATAAGGTGGTGAGGAGCAGCCGTGGAGGCTGGTGCCTTGAGAACAACTACTTGTTTGGATGGGTGCTGAGAGAAATGGGCTTCAATTCCACAATATTGGGTGGCAGAGTTTTCAACACTATCACTAATGACTTTCCACCAGGGGAGAATCATCTCATCAACATGGTTGWMATTGATGGGAAGSCTTATATAGCAGACGTAAGCTTTGGGGTCTCGTCTCAGATCTGGGAGCCGCTGGAGCTCATCTCTGGAAAGGACCAGCCGCAGGCAGCAGGCGTGTTTCGACTTACCAAAAAGGAGGACACCTGGATCCTGGAGAAGACAGGCAGGACACCGAAGGTTCTCAATCCAGAATTTGCCAAATCCGGCCTGGTGAACAGGAAGCAAACATATCAGATCTACTGCTTCACCTTGCAGCCTCGGGAGCCAGAACATTTCGCAGAAAAATGCCACACACTTCAAACAAATCCAGCCTCTCTGTTCACCAACAAGTCCATCTGCTCCCTGCAAACRCCAACAGGGTTCAAAGCTCTGRTTGGCTGGACCTACAGTGAGGTCACCTACAAACCTGAGGAAGGGGTGGATTTGTTGGATATGAGAAACATAACTGAGGATGAGGTTGATCAAATCYTGAAGGAGCAGTTTAATGTAAAGACACAGAATAAAATTAAGCCTGCAAACAAAAAGGTGAACTACACAATCTAG
- the LOC103462641 gene encoding arylamine N-acetyltransferase, pineal gland isozyme NAT-10-like encodes MSSSEGQMNLEEYFQRIGFHGPSDKMDLATLRSIHKLHVMSIPFENLSIHCGEWITMDLETIFNKVVRSSRGGWCLENNYLFGWVLREMGFNATTLSSRAFNRJIDDFGALDSHLIHKVIIDGKXYIADVSFGVSSQIWEPLELISGKDQPQGAGVFRLIDKGDIWILEKTGRKPKVLNPEFAKSSLVNRKETKPIYCFTLEPRQVDHFIEKSQRIQRDPASLFTNKSICSLQTSTGFKALXGWIYSEVTYKPEEGVDLLDMKNITEDELDQVLMEQFNVKLHNKLKPVCNKTFYTL; translated from the exons ATGTCATCCTCTGAAG GTCAGATGAATTTGGAGGAGTACTTCCAAAGAATTGGCTTCCATGGCCCTTCTGATAAAATGGATCTCGCAACTTTGAGGTCCATCCACAAGCTGCATGTCATGTCGATCCCTTTTGAAAACCTCAGTATTCACTGTGGAGAGTGGATCACCATGGACCTGGAGACTATTTTCAATAAGGTGGTGAGGAGCAGCCGTGGAGGCTGGTGCCTTGAGAACAACTACCTGTTTGGGTGGGTGCTGAGAGAAATGGGCTTCAATGCCACAACATTGAGCTCCAGAGCTTTCAATAGGMTCATTGATGACTTTGGTGCTCTTGATTCTCACCTAATTCACAAGGTTATCATTGACGGGAAGMCTTATATAGCTGATGTAAGCTTTGGGGTCTCGTCTCAGATCTGGGAGCCGCTGGAGCTCATCTCTGGAAAGGACCAGCCGCAGGGAGCAGGCGTGTTTCGTCTCATCGATAAGGGGGACATCTGGATCCTGGAGAAGACGGGCAGGAAACCAAAGGTTCTCAATCCAGAATTTGCCAAATCCAGCCTGGTGAACAGGAAGGAGACGAAGCCAATCTACTGCTTCACCCTGGAGCCTCGACAGGTTGATCATTTCATTGAGAAAAGTCAGAGAATCCAGAGAGATCCAGCCTCCCTCTTCACCAACAAGTCCATCTGCTCCCTGCAAACATCAACAGGATTCAAAGCTCTGRTTGGCTGGATCTACAGTGAGGTCACCTACAAACCTGAGGAAGGGGTGGATTTGTTGGAYATGAAGAACATAACAGAGGATGAGCTTGATCAAGTCCTGATGGAACAGTTTAATGTAAAGCTGCACAACAAGCTAAAACCTGtgtgcaacaaaacattttacacccTTTGA
- the sdr42e1 gene encoding short-chain dehydrogenase/reductase family 42E member 1 produces MENEQMDKNVFLLTGGCGYFGFRLACALHKRGARITLFDTVPPCQELPEDMMFVQGDIREYAQVEKAVFGVDCVFHIASYGMSGREQLNRHLIEAVNVQGTKNILRACVENGVSRLVYTSTFNVVFGGQVIENGDESLPYLPLHLHPDHYSRTKSLAEMAVLQANGAALFGSPGVLRTCALRPAGIYGPGEQRHLPRIVSYIERGIFRFVYGSPXSLVEFVHVDNLVSAHMLAAEALTSEKQHRSAGQAYFISDGRPVNNFEFFRPLVEGLGYPFPKLRFPISLIYLFAFLTEMIHHLIGPFYNFQPLLTRTEVYKTGVTHYFSMXKAKAELGYEPQDHNLDEVVQWFKSRGHGKRRHGSVFRRLILNFVFVSAFIAVVLSFLPVAGS; encoded by the exons ATGGAAAACGAACAGatggacaaaaatgtgtttttattgacagGAGGTTGTGGCTATTTTGGATTTCG cCTGGCATGCGCTCTGCATAAAAGAGGAGCCAGAATCACTCTATTTGACACCGTTCCTCCATGCCAAGAACTTCCTGAAGACATGATGTTTGTGCAAGGAGACATTCGTGAATATGCACAAGTTGAGAAGGCCGTGTTTGGTGTAGACTGTGTGTTTCACATTGCCTCTTATGGGATGTCTGGCAGAGAGCAGYTGAATAGACATCTGATTGAGGCAGTCAACGTTCAGGGGACGAAGAACATCCTGAGRGCTTGTGTGGAGAACGGAGTGTCAAGGTTGGTTTACACCAGTACTTTCAACGTGGTGTTCGGAGGCCAAGTGATAGAGAATGGCGATGAAAGTCTTCCTTATCTGCCGCTCCACCTTCATCCCGACCACTACTCTAGAACCAAGTCCTTGGCGGAGATGGCAGTGCTACAGGCAAACGGAGCAGCTCTGTTTGGTAGCCCTGGGGTGCTGAGAACCTGTGCCCTGCGCCCAGCGGGTATCTATGGGCCTGGTGAGCAGAGGCACCTGCCTAGGATAGTTAGCTACATAGAGAGGGGGATCTTTAGGTTTGTTTATGGTAGTCCCARMAGTTTGGTGGAGTTTGTCCACGTGGATAACCTTGTGTCTGCCCACATGCTAGCTGCAGAGGCTCTAACTTCAGAGAAGCAGCATCGCTCTGCTGGCCAGGCTTACTTCATTTCGGATGGCAGGCCGGTCAATAACTTTGAATTCTTCCGACCTCTCGTTGAAGGCTTAGGCTACCCTTTCCCAAAACTCCGCTTCCCCATCTCTCTCATCTACCTGTTTGCCTTTCTCACCGAAATGATTCACCATCTCATCGGCCCATTCTACAACTTTCAGCCCCTKCTGACTCGCACYGAGGTGTATAAAACTGGAGTTACGCATTATTTCAGYATGGYGAAGGCCAAAGCRGAGCTGGGATACGAGCCGCAGGACCACAACCTGGACGAGGTGGTGCAGTGGTTCAAAAGCAGAGGCCATGGGAAGAGACGTCACGGCTCCGTYTTCAGGAGATTAATActcaactttgtgtttgtttctgcttttattgctGTGGTTTTGTCGTTTCTGCCGGTTGCTGGCAGCTGA
- the wtip gene encoding Wilms tumor protein 1-interacting protein homolog, whose translation MERYEEDLGLRAATLMEDLSLYEAYKDGMYNARRDXVINPDLDFSAPAVAGLKTKPMNGTSVLHQQHHTLENFTPGNKVYNAAPVRPVNCSRPVPVDFCAPQRDSPYSEEGCCTKSEVALPCYSGTSERHRRYSLEVQGHRYSTGSTFDGVPLNKAVPLPXNRCNSVCITSSSHDGRYGAASPRSSLASSLSSQEQSKHASPRSSISSPRTSLVVPGQDRYTSPRTSLVHCEGNSILSPRSSYASTASDTSKHSSPRTSLNSCDCCSKPSSNRTSGISMGYDQRHTSPRSSTASQYSFTTSPRSSYSDSRYGPVVNHDLEGSMMLHAAPLASPRSSICSQDGSARPGTAANCVVSPRSSISSHSSRSSRSSRGSMSTYPDLQLPSPRSSMLGSGLPEDALLQEYGDSNGAQIRTHLQTVSEPQPQLAQAGGTVEISAGSPSSFSYGVSSKTASSGQRYKLPYQVTPSRENGPSQAEKRLEALTLELEKELEMHMKKEYFGRFVDFLRNK comes from the coding sequence ATGGAGCGTTACGAGGAGGACCTGGGACTCCGGGCCGCTACCCTGATGGAGGATCTTTCCCTGTACGAAGCCTACAAAGACGGGATGTACAACGCGAGGAGGGACTTKGTGATAAACCCAGATTTGGACTTCTCCGCTCCGGCGGTGGCGGGGCTGAAAACCAAGCCGATGAATGGTACCTCTGTGCTCCACCAGCAGCATCACACTTTGGAGAATTTCACGCCGGGGAATAAAGTGTACAACGCGGCTCCTGTGCGTCCCGTGAACTGCAGCCGGCCGGTTCCCGTGGATTTCTGCGCCCCTCAGAGAGACTCTCCGTACAGYGAGGAGGGCTGCTGCACCAAATCCGAAGTGGCTCTGCCGTGCTACTCTGGCACGTCCGAGAGGCACCGGAGGTACTCCTTAGAGGTGCAGGGCCACAGGTACAGCACCGGCTCCACCTTTGATGGAGTGCCTCTCAACAAAGCGGTGCCGCTGCCCGRCAACAGGTGCAACAGTGTCTGCATAACCAGCAGCAGCCACGACGGGAGGTACGGCGCCGCCAGTCCCCGCTCCAGCCTGGCGTCGTCCCTGTCCTCTCAGGAGCAAAGCAAGCATGCCAGCCCGCGATCGAGCATCAGCAGCCCGCGCACCAGCCTGGTGGTACCGGGTCAGGATAGGTACACCAGCCCCAGGACCAGCTTGGTTCACTGTGAGGGCAACAGCATCCTCAGCCCTCGATCCAGCTATGCAAGCACGGCCAGTGACACGAGCAAACACTCCAGCCCCCGGACCAGCCTCAACAGCTGCGACTGCTGCAGCAAGCCCAGCAGCAACCGAACCAGCGGCATCAGCATGGGCTACGACCAGAGGCACACCAGCCCCAGGTCGAGCACGGCCAGCCAGTACTCCTTCACCACCAGCCCGAGATCCAGCTACTCTGACTCGCGGTACGGGCCTGTGGTCAACCATGACCTGGAGGGGTCCATGATGCTGCACGCTGCGCCGCTGGCCAGTCCCCGCTCCAGCATCTGCAGCCAGGACGGGAGCGCCAGGCCGGGGACCGCGGCGAACTGCGTGGTCAGCCCGCGATCCAGCATCTCCAGCCACAGCTCCAGAAGCTCCCGCAGCTCCCGGGGGTCAATGAGCACCTACCCGGACCTGCAGCTGCCCTCGCCCAGGTCATCCATGCTGGGCAGCGGTCTACCCGAGGACGCCTTACTGCAGGAGTACGGAGACTCTAACGGGGCTCAGATTCGCACCCATCTGCAGACGGTGTCCGAACCGCAGCCGCAGCTGGCTCAAGCCGGGGGGACGGTGGAGATAAGCGCCGGCTCGCCGTCCTCCTTTAGCTACGGCGTGTCGTCAAAGACGGCCTCGTCAGGGCAGAGGTAYAAGTTACCTTACCAGGTGACCCCCAGCCGAGAGAATGGGCCGAGCCAGGCGGAGAAACGGCTGGAGGCGCTCACCttggagctggagaaggagttGGAGATGCACATGAAAAAGGAATACTTTGGTAGGTTTGTTGACTTTTTGAGAAACAAGTAA